The genomic segment CCCAGTGACAGCTTCTCCTGAACTTTCTGAAAATGAGTTGCGTAAGCGCATGCTACACCATGTGATCGATCAGCTTCCTCTGGTTGACTCAGATGGAAAAGTGGTTGGCTTGCAAACATTACAGCACTTAAGTAAGCCGCAGGAACTTGATAATACGGTTATTCTAATGGCTGGAGGTCAAGGGACGAGATTGCGCCCTCTTACTGAGGCTTGTCCTAAACCTATGCTTCGGGTTGGTGTAAAGCCTCTTCTTGAGCTCATTATTGATAATTTTATCGAGCATGGATTCCATAACTTTTATATCTCTGTAAATTACCTTGCTAAAGTGGTTAAGGATTACTTTGAAGATGGTAGTGAATGGGGCATCAATATACATTATATTGAGGAAAATGAGCCTCTCGGGACAGCAGGTTCCTTAGGATTAATTCCTAAGAATGATCTTCAACTGCCAGCAATTGTGATGAATGGTGATATTCTTACTCAAGTGGATTTTACTGCTCTTCTAAAATTTCACCGTGAACATAAATCTTCGGCGACTATGGGCGTTCGTGAGTGGAAATATCGAGTTCCTTATGGCGTATTGGAAGCAGATAATCAGAAAATTAAGCGGATTGTTGAAAAGCCTCTGCAGCATTTTTTTGTTAATGCAGGTATCTATGTTTTAGATCATGAAGCTTTTTCCAGAATTAGTGGTGAAGACTACTTGGATATGCCCGATCTTTTTAGCCAACTCATCGAAGACAATAAGACAACGACTATGTTTCCCATTAGAGAGTACTGGTTGGATGTAGGGCAGCACCAAGATTTTGAACAGGCAAATAGAGATATTTTTGAGGCCAGATTTTGACGACGCAAGTTCTGCTCCTTGGATTTGGCAGTGTAGCTCAAAAGCACATTGAAGCTTTAGGCGAGCTTTTGTCTGATGTAAAGTTTGCTGTTTGGTGTCGTCCGGGAAAGTTACGCTCGCACCCCAAGGTGGTGCATTTTTTCTATGATGCTAAGCAAGCTATTGCCTGGCAGCCTCATCTTATCATTGTGACAACGCCCTCATCGATTCGACTCGAATTGATTACAGAACTCGCTTCTTTGGGTTGCCCAATGCTTATAGAGAAGCCACTAGCTGACAGCCTATCCCAAGCACAAGAGATTACCTGTTTACTGGCAAAAAAAAATAGCTTCTATCTGGTCGCTTATCAGCTTAGGTTTTTACCCAGTTTTCTCAAGCTACAGCAGTGGCTTACTCTTTTGGGACAGCTCTATCATGTTAGGCTGGATGTTGGGCAGTACTTGCCTCACTGGCGCCCAGGCAAGCCTGTTATCGAGATGGTTTCAGCGTCATTAGAGCTTGGTGGTGGGGCCTTGCTTGAGCTGAGTCATGAACTGGATCTGATGATTAACCTCATTGGAAAGCCTTCATCGGTCTTTGCAAAAAAGGCTCCTCCGAGTCACTTAGCAATTGAAGTGGAAGAGTGTGTTGAGTTGCTTTGTAGTTATCCTCAAGGACCATTGGTGAGTGTCCACTTAGATATGCTCCGCTATTCTCCGTCCCGTAATAGTACATGGCTAGGCGAAAATGGACAGATTTGCTGGGATCTATTAAGTGATAGCCTGACATTTTATGATCGAACTGGTGAGCAGGTTGATTCATTCAATGGAGGGATGGATCCGGGGAGAGCACGCAAAGCTTTACTGGAATCTTTTATTAACCAATCTTCTCGGGGTTGTAATTTGGAACAGGGGTGTGAAGTCATGCATCTCATTGAGGCTTGTAAAGAGTCGTTGCGATACAACAGGGAGATAGTTTTGTGAGTGGTGAAGAAAGTACGCTCGCTTTTATTTTCGCCAGGGGGGGTCTAAAGGGATTCCTCGTAAAAATATCCAGCTTTTAGCTGGTAAGCCTCTTATTTCCTATAGCATTGAGGCTGCATTGAATCACCCTCAGATAGAGCAGGTGATTGTCTCTACAGATAGCCAGGAGATTGCGCAAGTTGCTTTGGAGTGGGGAGCGCAAGTTCCTTTCATCCGCCCTGCAGAGTTGGCAACAGATACTGCGCCAGAGTTAGAAGCCTGGCAACATGCAATACGTTTTTGCCAGACTCAGCCTCAATGGCATAGCTTCTCAACCTTTATTTCCTTACCAGCAACAGCACCTCTTCGTTCTGAGGATGATGTAACCCGATGCTTGGAGTTATTTGGTCAGAGCAACTTTGATTTGGTTGTCACCGGCTCTATAGCCTCCAGGAGTCCCTGGTTTAATATGGTAAAGAAAAAGGATGATGGCGCTATAGAGTTGGTGCTTCCTAGCCAACATACACGGCGACAAGATACGCCTCAGGTTTTTGACCTAACGACGGTAGCCTATGTTTCAAGCCCGCAGTATATCCTAAATAGCCAGAATGTAATGCAAGGAAGGATTGGCTTGGTAGAGATTCCAAGAGAGCGGGCGATCGATATTGATGAGCCCCTGGATTTTGAGATTGCAGAATGCTTGCTGGCAAGGAGGATGTGTGAGCAAGACACTAGATAAATTGGCTGATCTTTCAAGTAGAGTGGCTTTGGTCACTGGAGGAGCTGGGCATCTTGGTCGTTTATGTTGCAATTTGCTTGTAGAGCAGGGAGCAAAGGTGATTGCTATTGATCGTCAGGAAGCTCTCCAAAATGTAGTATTTCATGATGGAATAACTCCTATTGCTCTTGAGCTTGCAAGCATAGAGGCTGAAGGGGAGCTTCTACTACAGAAGATAGAGCGTGATTTTGGGCGGCTGGATATCTTGGTGAACAACGCAGCCTTTGTTGGGACATCAGAGCTACAAGGTTGGAGTACATCCTTCGCTGAGCAGTCAATTGAGAGTTGGCGCGCTTGTTTGGAGGTGAATTTAACAGCTACTTTTGCCTTGAGTCAGTTGTTCTATCCATTGTTATCAGTCAGAGAAAAAGGAGTGATTGTTAACATCGGGTCCATTTACGGTGAGGTAGGGCCTGATTGGTCGCTGTATGAAGGCACTCAAATGGCTAACCCCGCAGCTTATGCTGCAAGCAAGGGCGGGCTTCATCAGTTAACGCGCTGGCTTGCAACTACCCTTGCCCCCAAAGTACGGGCTAACACTTTGGTACCAGGGGGAATTTTTCGTTATCAGCCGAAGAGCTTTGTGGATGCATATTGCCAGAGGACACCTTTGAGGAGGATGGCTAAGGAAGAGGATCTTGCCGGCCCTCTGCTTTTTCTATGTTCAGATATGTCCTGCTATATGACCGGAGCTCGACTCGATGTTGATGGCGGATGGCAGGCTTGGTAGGCGCAGTTATTGCATTATTCTTTGTACTCTTACTTTTTAAGGATGAAGAAGATCTATGGCTCAAATTTCAGCACCATCTCGTGTCGATACTCGATTATTTTCTCCTGAAGCCTCGATTAATGGAACAAAATATGGTTTACCCTCGGAGGTTTACTATTGTAAAAAATGTGTAATTAGTAATCAGCGCCCAAACTCGGCTGTAGAGTTTAAGCATACGAATAAAAGCAAAAAGAAAACAATTCACTTTGATAGCGAGGGGGTTTGTGATGCGTGCCGATTATCGGAGCAGAAAAATAATACAATAGATTGGGAGCTCAGAGATAAGGCGTTGAGAGAGTTATGTGATCGGCATAGGAGCAAAAATGGATACTATGATTGTTTGGTTCCGGGATCTGGCGGTAAGGATAGTTTTTACGCGGCTCATATTTTAAAAGAAAAGTATGGAATGCACCCATTAACCGTGACTTGGGCACCACATATATACACAGAGTGGGGGTGGAAGAATTTTCAGTCATGGATTCATGCAGGGCTTGATAACTACCTTATGACTCCAAATGGGCGGGTACACAGATTATTAACCCGGTTGGCCGTTGAAAATTTATTGCATCCATTTCAACCATTTATGTTAGGGCAAAAGTTATTAGCCCCCAAAATGGCTAAGAAGTTCAATATCCCATTGATCTTTTATGGTGAAAATGAGGCGGAGTATGGAAACCCTATTGCAGATACCAACTCACCACTGCGTAGTAGCGAATACTTTTCATCGTCTGACTATGATGAGCTTTATCTTGGAGGAGTATCATTGACAGAGCTTCAGGAGGACTTTGGATTAGTTTCCCAGGATCTTATTCCATACCTTCCTATATCTGAGGGTGATATTGAAGAGTGTAATATTGAAACACATTATCTAGGATATTATCTGAAATGGCACCCTCAGAGTTGCTATTACTATGCAGTAGAAAATGGCGGATTTGTTGCTTCTCCAGAAAGGACGCCTGGAACTTATTCTAAGTATAATAGTATTGATGATCGAATTGATGACCTTCATTATTATACAACCGGTGTTAAATTTGGTCTGGGTCGTGCGAGTTATGATGCAGCTCAAGAGATTCGTTCCTTAGATATTGAGAGAGATGAAGGTGTTGCTTTGGTTCGTCGATATGATCACGAATTCCCTGAGCGTTTTATTGATGAGCTGTTATCCTATTTAAGTATTCCTGAGAATGAGTTTCCTGTTGCAGCAACACAATTTGAATCACCAGTTATGGATAGACACTATTTTGATCGTCTTTGCGATAGCTTTAGGAGTCCTCACTTATGGATTTATGATAAGGGGCTGTGGCGATTACGCCACCCTTTGGAGGAGTGATGCCAAAGAAGCGACTAATTGCGCGACTTGATATAAAAAATAACTACCTTATCAAGGGGATTCACCTTGAAGGGCTTAGGAAACTAGGCACTCCAGATACCTTTGCTGGAGAGTACTTTTCACAGGGTGTTGATGAGCTGATATTTATGGATGCGGTAGCATCTCTCTACCAGCGCAATAATCTGATGCATATTGTTAGTCAGGCTGCCGAGAATATATTTGTACCAATTACAGTGGGTGGGGGATTAAGAAAATTAGATGATGTTAAGGCTGTCCTGCGAAGTGGTGCTGACAAAGTTGCTATCAATACTGCTGCGGTGGCTAAACCAAAATTTTTGAGTGAAGTAGCAAGAGAGTGTGGGGTTCAATGTGTAGTTTTGTCTGTGGAAGCAAAAAGTGTAGGGGATCAGCTATGGGAGGTTTATACCGATAATGGCCGAGAGAGAACAGGGGTAATGGTTGATGATTGGGTAAAGCAGTGTTTACCCTTGGGGGTTGGTGAGATTCTACTTACATCAGTGGATCGTGAAGGGACATGTTGTGGACTAGACATAGAGTTATGTCGCATGGTGAGATCTCTATCTACTGTACCAGTTGTTGCTTCGGGAGGTGTGGGTTGTTTGAGTCATATTCAACAAGGTTTTGATGTTGATATGGATGGTATAGCGCTTGCGCACCTCCTTCATTATCGGAAATCGACAGTTAGCGAAATAAGGGACTACTGTCTTGATGCAAACCTGGATGTAAGAGCAAGATGAAAAAAATAGATTTGATAGATTTTGGCACAGGAA from the Dongshaea marina genome contains:
- a CDS encoding SDR family oxidoreductase → MSKTLDKLADLSSRVALVTGGAGHLGRLCCNLLVEQGAKVIAIDRQEALQNVVFHDGITPIALELASIEAEGELLLQKIERDFGRLDILVNNAAFVGTSELQGWSTSFAEQSIESWRACLEVNLTATFALSQLFYPLLSVREKGVIVNIGSIYGEVGPDWSLYEGTQMANPAAYAASKGGLHQLTRWLATTLAPKVRANTLVPGGIFRYQPKSFVDAYCQRTPLRRMAKEEDLAGPLLFLCSDMSCYMTGARLDVDGGWQAW
- a CDS encoding N-acetyl sugar amidotransferase; protein product: MAQISAPSRVDTRLFSPEASINGTKYGLPSEVYYCKKCVISNQRPNSAVEFKHTNKSKKKTIHFDSEGVCDACRLSEQKNNTIDWELRDKALRELCDRHRSKNGYYDCLVPGSGGKDSFYAAHILKEKYGMHPLTVTWAPHIYTEWGWKNFQSWIHAGLDNYLMTPNGRVHRLLTRLAVENLLHPFQPFMLGQKLLAPKMAKKFNIPLIFYGENEAEYGNPIADTNSPLRSSEYFSSSDYDELYLGGVSLTELQEDFGLVSQDLIPYLPISEGDIEECNIETHYLGYYLKWHPQSCYYYAVENGGFVASPERTPGTYSKYNSIDDRIDDLHYYTTGVKFGLGRASYDAAQEIRSLDIERDEGVALVRRYDHEFPERFIDELLSYLSIPENEFPVAATQFESPVMDRHYFDRLCDSFRSPHLWIYDKGLWRLRHPLEE
- the hisF gene encoding imidazole glycerol phosphate synthase subunit HisF, with translation MPKKRLIARLDIKNNYLIKGIHLEGLRKLGTPDTFAGEYFSQGVDELIFMDAVASLYQRNNLMHIVSQAAENIFVPITVGGGLRKLDDVKAVLRSGADKVAINTAAVAKPKFLSEVARECGVQCVVLSVEAKSVGDQLWEVYTDNGRERTGVMVDDWVKQCLPLGVGEILLTSVDREGTCCGLDIELCRMVRSLSTVPVVASGGVGCLSHIQQGFDVDMDGIALAHLLHYRKSTVSEIRDYCLDANLDVRAR
- a CDS encoding Gfo/Idh/MocA family protein translates to MTTQVLLLGFGSVAQKHIEALGELLSDVKFAVWCRPGKLRSHPKVVHFFYDAKQAIAWQPHLIIVTTPSSIRLELITELASLGCPMLIEKPLADSLSQAQEITCLLAKKNSFYLVAYQLRFLPSFLKLQQWLTLLGQLYHVRLDVGQYLPHWRPGKPVIEMVSASLELGGGALLELSHELDLMINLIGKPSSVFAKKAPPSHLAIEVEECVELLCSYPQGPLVSVHLDMLRYSPSRNSTWLGENGQICWDLLSDSLTFYDRTGEQVDSFNGGMDPGRARKALLESFINQSSRGCNLEQGCEVMHLIEACKESLRYNREIVL
- a CDS encoding nucleotidyltransferase family protein, with product MKRWQNSFIDPEASIERAIQIIDKSGLQLVMVVDTEHRLLGVITDGDVRRALLQHIPLTEPVTAIMQCSPVTASPELSENELRKRMLHHVIDQLPLVDSDGKVVGLQTLQHLSKPQELDNTVILMAGGQGTRLRPLTEACPKPMLRVGVKPLLELIIDNFIEHGFHNFYISVNYLAKVVKDYFEDGSEWGINIHYIEENEPLGTAGSLGLIPKNDLQLPAIVMNGDILTQVDFTALLKFHREHKSSATMGVREWKYRVPYGVLEADNQKIKRIVEKPLQHFFVNAGIYVLDHEAFSRISGEDYLDMPDLFSQLIEDNKTTTMFPIREYWLDVGQHQDFEQANRDIFEARF
- a CDS encoding acylneuraminate cytidylyltransferase family protein, translated to MSYSIEAALNHPQIEQVIVSTDSQEIAQVALEWGAQVPFIRPAELATDTAPELEAWQHAIRFCQTQPQWHSFSTFISLPATAPLRSEDDVTRCLELFGQSNFDLVVTGSIASRSPWFNMVKKKDDGAIELVLPSQHTRRQDTPQVFDLTTVAYVSSPQYILNSQNVMQGRIGLVEIPRERAIDIDEPLDFEIAECLLARRMCEQDTR